Proteins encoded within one genomic window of Paraburkholderia sp. HP33-1:
- a CDS encoding ubiquinone biosynthesis protein COQ4 produces the protein MTATLKNNAMARRHIDWPRALRAIKALRANVDDIQHAYEVMIALDGGQMETMYQRFLREPDAGALLSEQPSLLATLADSDTLRRLPPGSFGRAYMAMMEHSGYSADGLLQASRLAAGLEEILPGPDRQWFIERSGCIHDLLHVLTGYGQDWAGETSLLAFDCGLEPMRARIVGLLGTALTAPWWPNFWVHRFLRRAWLRGKHARIPLSFPWEEALQWPLETVRSELAIEPLAIAHPHGILAGGQTLPWRYAASSNA, from the coding sequence ATGACAGCAACCCTGAAGAACAACGCGATGGCGCGACGCCACATCGACTGGCCGCGCGCCTTGCGGGCGATCAAGGCGCTGAGGGCGAACGTCGACGATATTCAGCATGCCTATGAAGTGATGATCGCGCTCGACGGCGGCCAGATGGAGACGATGTACCAGCGTTTTCTCAGGGAGCCGGACGCCGGCGCGCTGCTTTCCGAGCAGCCGTCACTGCTCGCCACGCTCGCCGACTCCGACACGCTGCGCCGCTTGCCGCCAGGCTCGTTCGGCCGCGCTTACATGGCGATGATGGAGCACAGCGGCTACAGCGCCGATGGTCTGCTCCAGGCGAGCCGGCTGGCCGCGGGCCTCGAAGAAATCCTCCCCGGCCCGGACCGTCAGTGGTTCATCGAGCGCAGCGGCTGCATTCATGACCTGCTGCATGTGCTGACGGGCTATGGTCAGGACTGGGCTGGCGAGACCTCGCTTCTCGCCTTCGACTGCGGCCTCGAGCCGATGCGTGCGCGCATCGTGGGTCTGCTCGGCACCGCGCTGACTGCGCCCTGGTGGCCGAACTTCTGGGTCCATCGGTTTCTGCGCCGCGCGTGGCTGCGTGGCAAGCACGCCCGCATTCCCCTTTCGTTCCCGTGGGAAGAAGCATTGCAGTGGCCACTCGAAACCGTCCGCTCCGAGCTCGCGATCGAGCCGCTCGCGATCGCCCACCCACACGGCATTCTGGCCGGCGGCCAGACGCTGCCGTGGCGCTACGCCGCGTCGAGCAACGCGTGA
- a CDS encoding acyl carrier protein → MATAPKNASTRNSVFEVVRTQLLGVCREHHRNFDAEIRLESSLIADLGLDSLSLVEAVVAIEQAFGIERLPLEALSEGSGEAHFTVGSLVDLCIRHTAVRVAADEGMRT, encoded by the coding sequence ATGGCCACCGCACCGAAAAATGCGTCGACGCGAAACAGCGTATTCGAAGTCGTACGCACGCAGCTTCTTGGCGTCTGCCGCGAGCATCATCGCAACTTCGATGCCGAGATTCGCCTCGAGAGTTCGCTCATCGCCGATCTTGGACTCGATTCGCTGTCGCTCGTCGAAGCGGTGGTCGCAATCGAGCAGGCGTTCGGCATCGAGCGCCTGCCGCTGGAAGCGTTGAGCGAAGGATCCGGCGAAGCGCATTTCACAGTCGGATCGTTGGTCGACCTGTGCATCCGCCACACCGCAGTCCGTGTAGCCGCCGATGAGGGGATGCGCACATGA
- a CDS encoding SDR family oxidoreductase, with translation MNKHVLVTGARGLLGAEVIARLTAMGYPVVAFLRSDGPVVRNDGTPLATTAYRGHTPAAGTFACVHGDVAETRLGLDPDTYEALRATTSAIVHCAALTSFGRKPEVYEAINFRGTQRIVEFAQRSGDAPIPLLYVSTAYVCGERPGVFSEDDLELGQRLGNPYEQSKYRAEQSVRAAMRSGLPAAVLRPSIIVGDSASGVIRKFDTLYTVVRLTAAGIVRTMPGDYGATLNIVPIDWVADCVAEALAKFPLVRGRTLHLTSGTPTTLREINDVCAEFPSFHVPRYVPRHVFDAAAMKPLERRYYDEVVKLYESYLTRQVRFARDATAAILPALPRATGKTLLRRIFRYGIAAGYFVPRTA, from the coding sequence ATGAACAAGCACGTTCTCGTCACCGGTGCACGAGGTCTGCTGGGCGCTGAAGTGATCGCCCGGCTCACGGCGATGGGGTATCCGGTCGTCGCCTTTCTGCGCTCCGATGGACCCGTGGTCCGCAACGACGGCACACCGCTCGCGACAACGGCTTACCGCGGCCACACGCCAGCCGCCGGAACTTTCGCATGTGTGCACGGCGACGTCGCCGAAACCCGCCTTGGACTCGATCCGGACACCTACGAGGCACTGCGCGCGACCACGTCCGCGATCGTCCACTGTGCCGCGCTAACGAGCTTTGGACGCAAGCCCGAGGTCTACGAGGCGATCAACTTTCGCGGCACGCAGCGCATCGTCGAGTTCGCGCAACGTAGCGGCGACGCGCCGATTCCGCTGCTCTATGTGAGCACCGCGTACGTCTGCGGCGAGCGCCCCGGCGTGTTCAGCGAGGACGATCTCGAACTTGGCCAGCGTCTGGGCAACCCGTACGAGCAGAGCAAGTACCGCGCGGAACAGTCGGTGCGAGCGGCAATGCGCAGCGGTCTGCCGGCGGCGGTCCTGCGCCCGTCGATCATCGTCGGCGACTCGGCGAGCGGCGTGATCCGCAAGTTCGACACGCTCTACACCGTCGTGCGCCTGACGGCCGCGGGCATCGTGCGCACGATGCCCGGCGACTACGGCGCGACGCTGAACATCGTGCCGATCGACTGGGTCGCGGACTGCGTGGCCGAGGCGCTGGCGAAGTTCCCACTGGTGCGCGGACGCACGCTGCATCTGACGTCGGGCACGCCCACGACGCTGCGCGAAATCAACGACGTATGCGCAGAGTTTCCCTCGTTTCACGTGCCTCGCTATGTGCCGCGGCATGTCTTCGACGCCGCCGCGATGAAGCCGCTCGAGCGGCGTTACTACGACGAGGTCGTCAAGCTCTACGAGTCGTACCTGACGCGCCAGGTGCGCTTTGCGCGAGACGCGACCGCCGCCATCCTGCCCGCCCTGCCTCGCGCGACCGGCAAAACGCTGCTGCGCAGGATCTTTCGTTATGGGATCGCGGCGGGTTACTTCGTGCCGCGCACGGCTTGA
- a CDS encoding nucleotidyltransferase domain-containing protein, translated as MLMTDPMLADLWQKSRATLGAQFEQRAPSAVFLEGSIAEGFGNERSDVDFVAIVDSGIEPATMPYILFIDGRRVEVRLLSPARLRRELAQVREALGKGRRAVARLSWNLLERCQRFIGALPIDNPALIETLQAELGREALCEAVALWFEDFARQTGRYAVAMFALGEPDYARAWIGTAAFHAAKSHVARLGECYMSPKWLSLQLERAAVDAGRAGRLWNLLHAPREHGTESGLLAAGVALIREFGVNGVSLVADNVLIGPGKDTTTWQIGERVHVLRGSDVFALDDEAAQAWRSITFDAPCTAIASRGDAQAASRRRALIADFSRLGLVSLRWKGGGEIHARQQATSTPVSRAPLISIDGARLAAGRASGAQLLPMPAGRFAEAGLEMIWANIGLENAREDAQGALQRGQWKVLEYALQRMMQTACMVTLGAHGVTPQSTMEEATLDAIRLLPLDAVLIDGIRELEQCSIGSARDAQRYVALADELAQRLRNLGGDPQFPASFDTASGWRGTIHAAYDWINLGAHLHARFPQTAHGGRGTAEEARDLLASSST; from the coding sequence ATGTTGATGACTGATCCGATGCTCGCCGACCTCTGGCAAAAATCGCGTGCCACGCTAGGCGCCCAGTTCGAACAGCGAGCACCGAGCGCCGTCTTTCTCGAAGGCTCGATCGCCGAAGGCTTCGGTAATGAGCGCTCCGACGTCGACTTCGTCGCGATCGTCGATAGCGGGATTGAGCCGGCCACGATGCCGTACATCCTGTTCATCGACGGCCGCCGCGTCGAAGTAAGGTTGCTGAGTCCGGCGCGCCTGCGCCGCGAACTCGCGCAAGTTCGCGAAGCGCTCGGCAAAGGCCGTCGCGCGGTCGCGCGGCTGTCGTGGAATCTGCTCGAGCGTTGCCAGCGCTTTATCGGCGCGCTGCCGATCGACAACCCGGCGTTGATCGAGACGCTGCAAGCGGAGCTCGGCCGCGAGGCGCTCTGCGAGGCGGTAGCGCTGTGGTTCGAGGATTTCGCGCGTCAGACCGGCCGCTATGCGGTGGCGATGTTCGCGCTCGGCGAGCCCGACTACGCCCGCGCCTGGATCGGGACCGCCGCGTTTCACGCGGCCAAGAGTCACGTGGCGCGCCTCGGCGAGTGCTACATGAGCCCGAAATGGCTGTCGCTGCAACTCGAACGCGCAGCCGTCGATGCAGGGCGCGCCGGCCGTCTCTGGAACCTGCTGCACGCGCCGCGCGAGCATGGCACCGAAAGCGGGCTGCTCGCGGCGGGCGTCGCGCTGATCCGCGAGTTCGGCGTCAACGGTGTGAGCCTCGTGGCCGACAACGTGCTGATCGGCCCTGGCAAAGACACGACGACCTGGCAGATCGGCGAACGGGTCCATGTGCTGCGAGGCAGCGACGTGTTTGCGCTCGACGACGAAGCCGCCCAGGCCTGGCGGTCGATCACCTTCGACGCGCCATGCACGGCGATCGCCAGCCGTGGCGACGCGCAGGCGGCCAGCCGGCGCCGCGCGCTGATCGCCGACTTCAGCCGGCTCGGCCTCGTGAGCCTGCGCTGGAAGGGCGGCGGAGAAATCCACGCCCGTCAGCAGGCGACGTCGACGCCGGTGTCCCGTGCGCCCCTGATCTCAATCGACGGTGCGCGTCTCGCGGCCGGCCGCGCGAGCGGTGCCCAGTTGCTGCCGATGCCCGCCGGGCGCTTCGCCGAAGCGGGGCTCGAGATGATCTGGGCCAACATTGGCCTCGAGAACGCGCGTGAGGACGCCCAAGGCGCACTCCAGCGCGGCCAATGGAAGGTGCTCGAATACGCGCTGCAACGGATGATGCAGACCGCCTGCATGGTCACGCTCGGGGCGCACGGTGTGACGCCGCAGTCGACGATGGAAGAAGCGACGCTCGACGCGATCCGGCTGCTGCCGCTCGATGCGGTGCTGATCGACGGCATCCGCGAACTCGAACAGTGTTCGATCGGATCGGCACGCGATGCGCAGCGCTACGTCGCGCTGGCCGATGAGCTCGCGCAGCGTCTGCGCAACCTCGGCGGCGACCCGCAATTTCCAGCGAGCTTCGATACGGCGTCGGGTTGGCGCGGCACGATCCACGCCGCCTACGACTGGATCAACCTCGGCGCGCATCTGCACGCGCGCTTCCCGCAGACCGCTCACGGCGGACGCGGTACCGCCGAGGAAGCGAGAGATCTGCTCGCTTCGTCGAGCACCTGA
- a CDS encoding phosphoenolpyruvate synthase, translating to MKLDTITPARGQFEAAGSCAPHEVHPASGSAAPAASSRVILTAASPADTIERLAGNKGRSLHRLANLGVAVPHWAILGTDCFADFRRDAGLDQTIAALLRDFTPANAAAIASTIREAVLTCDMSAALRADIARAYDSIGDGPLAVRSSGVEEDSASFSFAGQFDTFLDVRGLDSTLEHVRRCWASAWSERSLRYRHQHGLDIAGAGMAVILQRLVQADTSGVVFTINPANGNRDELVLSAVYGLGEGLVSGAVDADTITVDRHSGQHKQVVIGEKRERHNGRHISEVPAELRDIAALSNDEIERVVATARTLETTLGEPLDIEWCIAQNQLWILQARPVTTPVAADPTRTGEFQLWDNSNIVENYPGVTTQLTFTFAQHVYAQVFREFCRLLAIPHKQRREMDGFLGSTLAFLNGRVYYNLLHWYKLSGLAPFQDLGRKMMEVQMGVGEPLDLASFAALITPYKAGSRAALACIRALSGAKFTWHFARLERNVEQFRAFFYPVYDEFDALDYRSLPADAVYAHYRRFEQALLARWGMMIVLESAIGLSYGVVRRLIKRWMPDAPDWLEVAVVGGMDDIESIEPVRRLAAIAQAVRLKPQIETLIRNTPSAEAYAALRGCGAPEIVAAIERYLADFAYRSKNELKLEEPDLREDPGVLFDMLKVSLAHGAASIDRTAIEARIDALLRERLNPLQRWIFARARSRVRAAIRARETVRFCRSRAFGVARRMFRAIGEGLAGDGVLATGRDIFHLRLEEIRGCFEGTVSHRELRPLVEQRKRDDAAYRDMDDLPPRFVTHGPVAAWLSQPANLAALHAAPAHAPGATLRGTPCSPGFAEGPAKVVREANEFDGGILVTYRTDPGWVPVFAAATGLLIERGSPLTHAAIVAREIGIPTVVQIPGLTTRVRSGMQLKVDGHSGVIELPEPT from the coding sequence ATGAAGTTAGACACCATTACGCCTGCACGCGGGCAATTCGAAGCGGCAGGAAGCTGCGCGCCACACGAGGTCCACCCCGCGAGCGGCAGCGCCGCCCCGGCAGCATCGTCACGCGTGATCCTGACCGCGGCGAGTCCGGCCGACACCATCGAGCGGCTCGCCGGCAATAAGGGCAGATCGCTCCATCGGCTCGCGAACCTCGGCGTAGCGGTGCCGCACTGGGCGATCCTCGGTACCGACTGCTTCGCGGACTTCCGGCGCGATGCGGGCCTCGATCAAACCATCGCCGCGCTGCTGCGCGACTTCACGCCCGCGAATGCCGCCGCGATCGCGAGCACGATCCGCGAGGCCGTGCTGACTTGTGACATGAGCGCCGCGTTGCGCGCCGACATCGCACGCGCGTACGACAGCATCGGAGACGGGCCGCTCGCGGTGCGCTCGTCCGGTGTCGAAGAAGACAGCGCGAGCTTCTCGTTTGCAGGCCAGTTCGACACGTTCCTCGACGTCCGCGGTCTCGACTCGACGCTCGAACATGTGCGCCGGTGCTGGGCTTCTGCCTGGTCCGAGCGCTCGCTACGCTACCGGCATCAGCACGGACTCGATATCGCCGGCGCCGGCATGGCCGTGATCCTGCAGCGCCTCGTTCAGGCGGACACGAGCGGCGTCGTGTTCACGATCAATCCGGCGAACGGCAACCGCGACGAGCTCGTGTTGAGCGCCGTCTACGGGCTCGGCGAAGGACTCGTGTCGGGCGCAGTCGACGCAGACACGATCACCGTGGACCGCCACAGCGGACAGCATAAGCAGGTAGTGATCGGCGAAAAGCGCGAGCGTCATAACGGCCGCCACATCAGCGAAGTTCCGGCCGAGCTGCGCGATATAGCAGCCCTGTCCAACGACGAGATAGAGCGCGTCGTTGCGACGGCCCGCACGCTCGAAACCACGCTTGGCGAGCCGCTCGATATCGAATGGTGTATTGCGCAGAACCAGTTGTGGATCCTGCAAGCGCGCCCGGTGACCACACCGGTCGCAGCGGACCCCACGCGGACGGGCGAATTCCAGCTGTGGGACAACTCCAACATCGTCGAGAACTATCCTGGCGTGACGACGCAGCTGACGTTCACATTCGCGCAGCACGTCTATGCGCAGGTGTTCCGTGAGTTCTGCCGGCTGCTCGCAATTCCGCACAAACAGCGCCGTGAGATGGATGGCTTCCTCGGCTCGACGCTCGCGTTCCTGAACGGGCGCGTGTACTACAACCTGCTGCACTGGTACAAGCTTTCCGGGCTCGCGCCGTTCCAGGATCTCGGGCGCAAGATGATGGAAGTCCAGATGGGCGTCGGCGAGCCGCTCGATCTTGCGAGCTTCGCCGCGCTGATCACGCCGTACAAGGCCGGCTCGCGCGCCGCACTCGCCTGCATCCGGGCATTGAGCGGCGCGAAGTTCACGTGGCACTTCGCGCGTCTCGAGCGCAACGTCGAGCAATTTCGCGCGTTCTTTTATCCGGTCTACGACGAGTTCGACGCGCTCGACTATCGCTCGCTTCCCGCCGACGCCGTCTATGCGCACTACCGTCGCTTCGAACAGGCGCTGCTCGCGCGCTGGGGCATGATGATCGTGCTCGAATCGGCGATCGGTCTCAGTTACGGCGTCGTGCGGCGCCTGATCAAGCGGTGGATGCCCGATGCGCCTGACTGGCTCGAAGTGGCGGTCGTCGGGGGCATGGACGACATCGAGTCCATCGAGCCGGTCCGCAGGCTGGCCGCGATTGCGCAAGCCGTGCGGTTGAAACCGCAGATCGAAACGCTGATCCGCAACACGCCGTCGGCCGAAGCGTATGCGGCGCTGCGCGGATGCGGCGCGCCTGAGATCGTCGCCGCCATCGAGCGCTACCTCGCCGATTTCGCCTACCGCAGCAAGAACGAACTGAAGCTCGAAGAGCCCGATTTGCGCGAAGACCCGGGCGTGCTGTTCGATATGTTGAAGGTCTCGCTGGCGCATGGTGCCGCGTCGATCGATCGCACCGCCATCGAAGCGCGCATCGACGCCTTGTTGCGTGAGCGGCTCAATCCGCTGCAGCGCTGGATTTTTGCACGCGCGCGCAGCCGCGTGCGCGCCGCCATCCGGGCGCGTGAGACCGTGCGCTTTTGCCGTTCGCGCGCGTTCGGCGTCGCGCGCCGCATGTTCCGCGCGATCGGCGAGGGTCTCGCCGGCGACGGCGTGCTGGCGACCGGCCGCGACATCTTCCATCTGCGCCTCGAAGAAATTCGGGGGTGCTTCGAAGGCACCGTCTCTCACCGCGAACTGCGCCCGCTCGTCGAGCAGCGCAAGCGCGACGATGCGGCCTATCGTGACATGGATGACCTGCCGCCACGCTTCGTCACGCATGGCCCGGTTGCGGCCTGGCTCAGCCAACCCGCGAACCTCGCCGCGCTCCACGCGGCGCCTGCCCACGCGCCCGGCGCGACGCTGCGCGGCACGCCCTGCTCGCCGGGCTTCGCGGAAGGGCCGGCGAAGGTCGTGCGCGAGGCCAACGAGTTCGACGGCGGCATCCTCGTCACCTATCGGACCGACCCCGGCTGGGTACCGGTATTCGCGGCGGCGACCGGGCTGCTGATCGAGCGCGGCAGTCCGTTGACCCATGCCGCGATCGTCGCGCGCGAGATTGGCATTCCGACCGTCGTCCAGATTCCGGGCCTTACCACGCGCGTGCGTTCGGGGATGCAGCTGAAGGTCGATGGCCATAGCGGCGTGATCGAACTGCCCGAGCCGACCTGA
- a CDS encoding fatty acid desaturase — MYRLLNDRRDLPHLWLYVQCALLFIPAAGVLYGLGHFPWWLGVAYVLVWNAFGDRFTMSYHCTLHRRLFRKQYRACQILLDWVLCPFFGQTPGTFYVHHMGMHHIDDNLPRDLSSTMPFQRDSVSGFLHYYLRFAALVPLELTVYLWRSRNTKLIRQLLVGEVAFYAAITAAAYWNLRATLVVFVFPFVFVRLMMMIGNWVQHAFIDPDHPDNPYTSSTNTIDSRFNARVFNAGYHIYHHVRKGTHYSELTKEFAANLEKYGREDAVVFDRIDIAQIWLLLVTRQHRKLATHFVRLPGAPARNDDEVIALLRRRLQPIRDWTPAASLDR, encoded by the coding sequence ATGTACCGCCTGCTCAACGATCGTCGCGACCTGCCGCATCTGTGGCTTTACGTCCAGTGCGCGTTGCTGTTCATCCCCGCCGCGGGCGTGCTGTATGGCCTCGGCCACTTTCCGTGGTGGCTGGGCGTTGCGTATGTGCTCGTCTGGAACGCGTTCGGCGACCGCTTCACGATGAGCTACCACTGCACGCTGCATCGGCGGCTCTTCAGAAAGCAGTACCGGGCATGCCAGATCCTGCTCGACTGGGTGCTGTGCCCGTTCTTCGGTCAGACGCCAGGCACTTTCTATGTCCATCACATGGGCATGCATCACATCGACGACAACCTGCCGCGCGATCTGAGCTCCACGATGCCGTTCCAGCGCGATAGCGTGAGCGGCTTTCTGCACTACTACCTGCGCTTCGCCGCGCTGGTCCCGCTCGAGCTCACCGTCTATCTGTGGCGCTCGCGCAATACGAAGCTGATCCGGCAACTGCTCGTGGGCGAGGTCGCGTTCTACGCAGCGATCACCGCCGCCGCGTACTGGAACCTGCGGGCGACGCTCGTCGTGTTCGTGTTCCCGTTCGTGTTCGTGCGGCTGATGATGATGATCGGCAACTGGGTCCAGCACGCGTTCATCGACCCCGATCATCCCGATAACCCGTATACGAGCAGCACCAACACGATCGACTCGCGTTTCAATGCGCGCGTCTTCAACGCCGGCTATCACATCTATCACCACGTCCGCAAAGGGACGCACTACAGCGAGCTCACGAAGGAATTCGCGGCGAACCTCGAAAAGTACGGCCGCGAGGACGCGGTCGTTTTCGATCGCATCGACATCGCGCAGATCTGGCTGCTGCTCGTCACGCGCCAGCATCGCAAGCTCGCGACGCATTTCGTGCGCCTGCCGGGCGCGCCGGCGCGCAACGACGACGAGGTGATCGCACTGCTGCGTCGCCGACTGCAGCCGATCCGCGACTGGACGCCGGCTGCGTCGCTTGATCGCTGA
- a CDS encoding fatty acyl-AMP ligase codes for MDQTLVDAVSALPRGDARGLRFVSSNGDEHYYPYEALEREARKRARKLAALGLNKGERIALVILDPEAFILSFLGASFAGLVPVPIFPRGSLNFKTRTRYAETVSHIVRSAGARILLTSDSARETIEDVLAVDTGLERIVTVEALGDSEPPACDLPTVHPDDLCFLQYTSGSTSLPKGVMVTHRNLVANASAFLGPRGIDLRKQDVYVSWLPLHHDMGLISVLGALICDLPSVLLATEAFVRRPGLWMEAITKYGGTISFAPNFAYALAARRTRDADLEGLDLRRLRVAGCGAEPINAQALRQFCARFEPAGFRAEALLPCYGMAEATLAITFHDHGQPIVTDVVYASTLGLGRAIPATRDSGLRSIELVGCGHPFPGHELRIVDESGQALPERCVGEIVTRGPSITAGYYGLADATADAYRDGWLQTGDLGYLVGDQLYICGRSKDLIVIHGSNHYPQDIEWAVAELPSVQSRGVIAFSVMRDGDETLVVCAEGKPAEAATLRRAIAQKVAESAGLQVGHVAIVQSGSLPRTSSGKVQRRRTKAQFEAGELEEHS; via the coding sequence ATGGACCAGACGCTAGTCGATGCCGTTTCAGCGCTGCCGCGCGGCGACGCTCGAGGCCTTCGCTTTGTCTCCTCGAACGGCGACGAGCACTACTATCCTTACGAGGCGCTCGAACGCGAAGCACGCAAGCGTGCGAGGAAGCTCGCGGCACTGGGCCTGAACAAGGGCGAGCGCATCGCGCTCGTGATCCTCGACCCGGAAGCGTTCATCCTGAGCTTCCTCGGCGCATCGTTCGCCGGTCTCGTCCCGGTACCGATCTTTCCTCGCGGGAGCCTCAACTTCAAGACCCGCACGCGCTACGCCGAAACGGTGAGTCACATCGTGCGCTCGGCGGGCGCGCGGATACTACTCACATCGGACTCGGCAAGAGAGACCATCGAGGATGTGCTGGCCGTCGACACCGGCCTCGAACGCATCGTGACCGTTGAAGCGCTGGGCGACAGCGAGCCGCCCGCCTGCGATTTGCCCACAGTGCATCCCGACGACCTGTGCTTCCTGCAATACACGTCGGGCAGCACGTCGCTGCCGAAAGGCGTGATGGTCACGCATCGCAATCTGGTCGCGAATGCGAGCGCGTTCCTCGGACCGCGAGGCATCGATCTGCGCAAACAGGATGTCTATGTCAGCTGGCTGCCGCTGCACCACGACATGGGGCTCATCAGCGTGCTCGGCGCGCTCATCTGCGACTTGCCGAGCGTGCTGCTGGCAACCGAAGCGTTCGTGCGCCGCCCTGGGCTCTGGATGGAGGCGATCACGAAGTACGGCGGCACGATCAGCTTCGCGCCGAACTTTGCATACGCGCTCGCCGCGCGCCGTACCCGCGACGCCGACCTCGAAGGGCTGGACCTGCGGCGGTTGCGCGTAGCCGGCTGCGGGGCCGAGCCGATCAACGCGCAAGCGTTGCGCCAGTTCTGCGCGCGCTTCGAGCCGGCCGGCTTTCGCGCCGAAGCGCTGCTGCCGTGCTACGGGATGGCCGAGGCAACACTCGCGATCACGTTTCACGACCACGGCCAGCCGATCGTCACCGACGTCGTCTATGCGTCGACGCTGGGCCTCGGTCGAGCCATACCGGCCACGCGTGACAGCGGATTGCGCTCGATCGAACTGGTCGGCTGCGGCCATCCGTTTCCCGGGCACGAGCTGCGGATCGTCGACGAATCCGGGCAAGCGTTGCCCGAACGCTGCGTCGGCGAAATCGTCACGCGCGGGCCCAGCATCACCGCGGGCTATTACGGCCTGGCCGACGCGACTGCCGACGCATACCGCGACGGCTGGCTCCAGACCGGCGACCTCGGCTACCTCGTCGGCGACCAGCTTTATATCTGCGGCCGCAGCAAGGATCTGATCGTCATTCACGGCTCGAACCACTATCCGCAGGACATCGAATGGGCGGTGGCCGAGTTGCCGAGCGTGCAAAGCCGCGGTGTCATCGCGTTCAGCGTGATGCGCGACGGCGACGAGACGCTCGTTGTCTGTGCCGAGGGCAAGCCGGCCGAAGCCGCGACGCTGCGCCGCGCGATCGCCCAGAAGGTCGCCGAAAGCGCGGGCCTGCAGGTCGGTCACGTGGCGATCGTGCAGTCGGGCAGCTTGCCGCGGACTTCGAGCGGCAAAGTGCAGCGCCGCCGGACCAAGGCACAGTTCGAAGCCGGCGAGCTGGAGGAACACTCGTGA
- a CDS encoding efflux RND transporter periplasmic adaptor subunit, which translates to MRWHGIMLTVSGALALAACHAKQAEVTLPPQVIAVAVHRDSRPVLATLPGEVNARYATPLSFRIAGKLIVRNVHLGDTVKAGDVIARLDPDDAQRSLASAQAQLMAAQHRLTFAEQQLDRDRAQAQEQLIATTQLEQTQDAYVAAVAQRDQAVEQFALLKNQVQYTVLTADHAGVVTSEDADTGQNLAAGQPVYHLAWSGEVDILCDVPESLLKALAVGSAASISLPAVTGRRYAARVRELSPAADPGSRTYRARLTLDAPGPEVHLGMTANVTFAEAAGEAQADDPITLPATALFHEGNTPAVWVVRPGDHALELRRVQVGRYDDRTISVSRGLTDGERVVLQGVHTVSAGETVRAVAPLHPEDFAS; encoded by the coding sequence ATGCGCTGGCACGGGATCATGCTGACGGTGTCAGGCGCGCTCGCGCTCGCCGCCTGTCACGCGAAACAAGCCGAGGTGACGCTGCCGCCCCAGGTTATCGCCGTGGCTGTGCATCGGGACAGCAGGCCCGTTCTCGCGACGCTGCCGGGCGAAGTCAACGCACGCTATGCAACGCCGCTGTCGTTTCGCATCGCAGGCAAACTGATCGTGCGGAACGTGCATCTCGGCGATACGGTCAAGGCCGGCGACGTGATCGCGCGGCTCGATCCCGACGACGCGCAACGCAGCCTCGCGAGCGCGCAGGCCCAATTGATGGCGGCGCAGCATCGGCTCACCTTCGCCGAGCAGCAACTCGATCGCGACCGGGCACAGGCGCAGGAACAGCTGATCGCGACGACACAGCTCGAGCAAACCCAGGACGCGTACGTGGCGGCCGTTGCGCAACGCGATCAGGCAGTGGAGCAGTTCGCGCTGCTGAAAAATCAGGTGCAATACACGGTCCTCACGGCAGACCATGCTGGCGTCGTGACCAGCGAAGACGCCGACACCGGGCAGAACCTCGCGGCGGGACAACCGGTCTACCATCTCGCCTGGTCCGGCGAGGTCGATATCCTCTGCGACGTGCCAGAGAGCCTGCTGAAGGCGCTCGCGGTCGGCAGCGCAGCCAGCATCTCACTGCCGGCCGTCACCGGCCGGCGTTACGCGGCGCGCGTGCGGGAACTATCGCCGGCCGCGGATCCCGGCAGCCGCACCTATCGCGCGAGACTGACGCTCGATGCGCCGGGTCCCGAGGTCCACCTCGGCATGACGGCCAACGTCACCTTCGCCGAGGCGGCGGGCGAGGCGCAAGCGGACGATCCGATCACGCTGCCCGCCACCGCGCTCTTTCACGAGGGCAACACGCCGGCCGTCTGGGTCGTTCGGCCCGGCGACCATGCGCTGGAGCTGCGCCGGGTCCAGGTCGGCCGCTACGACGACCGCACGATCTCCGTCTCGCGAGGCCTCACGGACGGCGAGCGCGTCGTGCTGCAAGGCGTGCATACCGTCAGCGCCGGCGAAACCGTGCGCGCGGTCGCGCCGTTGCATCCCGAGGACTTCGCATCATGA